A portion of the Trichoplusia ni isolate ovarian cell line Hi5 chromosome 12, tn1, whole genome shotgun sequence genome contains these proteins:
- the LOC113499647 gene encoding larval cuticle protein A2B-like, with product MDSKIVVFICLVGVASASVLAPALPLARVDPLPQYSYGYDVQDSLTGDYKGHQEHRNGDLVTGSYSVVDPDGTRRIVDYTADPLNGFNAVVRREPLVLAGPAKVLAPAPVVAPAPILARGPVLAPAPAPVFGPAPAPYFAPRLNPYYF from the exons ATGGACTCCAAG ATTGTAGTATTCATCTGCTTGGTGGGCGTCGCTAGCGCAAGCGTGCTGGCCCCCGCGCTGCCCCTCGCCCGCGTCGATCCCCTGCCGCAGTACTCGTACGGGTACGACGTGCAGGACTCCCTCACCGGGGACTACAAGGGCCACCAGGAGCACAGGAACGGAGACCTGGTGACGGGCTCCTACTCTGTGGTGGACCCTGACGGCACCAGGAGGATCGTTGACTACACTGCTGATCCCCTCAATGGCTTCAACGCGGTGGTGCGCCGCGAGCCGCTAGTCCTCGCAGGCCCAGCGAAGGTCCTAGCTCCCGCCCCGGTGGTCGCCCCCGCTCCCATCCTGGCCAGAGGCCCCGTCCTAGCCCCTGCCCCCGCTCCAGTCTTTGGCCCCGCGCCTGCGCCCTACTTCGCCCCCAGGCTAAACCCATACTATTTTTAG
- the LOC113499637 gene encoding tetratricopeptide repeat protein 25-like, with protein sequence MEEKQLFGALTVYRERGAYLRRLEQFEKANASYDEAFKSNPEDVRTLTGRSQVCADAVRPVQAYADAEVALKLEPGNMNARNMQARAMYTMSDFERSVVINFRGLRLRRQPPYFMEGINQGLETIQDCIGANAGNVMLDFLPLIKQLEAVRTDENEPSKPLHVSRIPKPERKRKLTQMEARKHSTLARVLAMKYLGPMAYDKFFLQELMQDPRIKSANSSGSQQLNEIVQEALRSLSERQEMLRAQRPYYTIKLAERADSKHQNKYKEAVLIQEREIGAKTAERLLKQIEKSMREHRVMDLIAQAERMQMFLDVKTPRTLPDKEIYTDRLYRAVGEGYLSQHRLSYTLSERGNRRRIAFLMGLPVGRPTSFDSVMANYPYKFIDAKDATEKVMITLDMCENATMKCWLMYELARLLSTQKNFALAKFYAKRCQREAQELGNITWWLNGSFVLMSGDMQQGNANEVRVQVEEAYEWSKKLQDPERVQAFLSKCAEMATETVGGDDRKAIITREKQVLSVMDQEQRVETQVLFKRMSTVPVGRRFSVLPRKTEGPGDVRSERKKRRQRGLSVIPGPEQVLPKPLRSDVAGFQMFDI encoded by the coding sequence atgGAGGAAAAGCAATTGTTTGGAGCACTCACAGTATATCGTGAGCGTGGAGCCTATCTCCGTCGCCTAGAACAATTTGAAAAAGCAAATGCATCATACGATGAAGCTTTCAAAAGCAACCCTGAGGATGTGCGCACGCTGACGGGCCGCAGTCAGGTATGCGCCGACGCGGTGCGGCCCGTGCAGGCCTACGCCGACGCCGAGGTCGCGCTCAAGCTCGAGCCCGGCAACATGAACGCGCGCAACATGCAGGCGCGCGCCATGTACACCATGTCGGACTTTGAACGATCTGTCGTTATAAATTTCCGCGGACTACGACTACGACGACAACCGCCCTACTTTATGGAGGGCATTAACCAAGGACTAGAAACTATTCAAGACTGTATTGGTGCTAACGCCGGCAACGTAATGTTAGATTTCTTGCCATTGATAAAACAGCTGGAAGCTGTACGCACAGATGAGAATGAACCCTCAAAGCCTTTACATGTGTCCCGTATACCCAAACCAGAACGCAAACGCAAGCTTACCCAAATGGAAGCTAGAAAACATAGCACACTTGCTCGCGTTCTCGCTATGAAGTACCTTGGGCCTATGGCATATGATAAGTTTTTTCTTCAAGAGCTTATGCAAGACCCTCGTATTAAATCAGCGAACTCAAGTGGAAGCCAgcaattaaatgaaatagtaCAAGAAGCTTTACGGTCTCTTAGCGAAAGGCAGGAAATGTTGCGCGCGCAGAGACCATACTACACTATTAAGCTGGCTGAAAGAGCAGATTCTAAGCACCAGAATAAGTATAAGGAGGCTGTGTTGATTCAGGAACGTGAAATTGGTGCGAAGACTGCTGAGCGTCTGTTGAAACAGATTGAAAAGAGCATGCGTGAACACCGTGTCATGGATCTCATTGCACAAGCTGAGCGTATGCAAATGTTCCTGGATGTCAAGACTCCAAGGACTTTGCCTGACAAAGAAATTTACACTGATCGCTTATACAGAGCGGTTGGGGAAGGCTACCTTTCCCAGCATCGCCTGTCTTATACTCTCAGCGAACGTGGCAATCGACGTCGTATTGCGTTCCTCATGGGCTTGCCTGTCGGACGCCCTACTTCATTCGATTCAGTTATGGCGAATTATCCGTACAAGTTTATTGATGCTAAAGACGCTACTGAAAAAGTAATGATTACTCTGGATATGTGCGAAAACGCGACCATGAAGTGTTGGCTAATGTACGAACTAGCAAGATTACTTTCAACTCAGAAGAATTTCGCTCTTGCTAAGTTCTACGCTAAACGTTGCCAGAGGGAAGCACAAGAACTGGGTAACATAACGTGGTGGTTGAATGGATCCTTTGTATTGATGAGTGGTGATATGCAACAAGGTAACGCAAACGAGGTACGCGTACAAGTTGAAGAAGCGTATGAGTGGTCTAAAAAATTACAAGATCCTGAAAGGGTTCAAGCATTCCTGTCAAAGTGTGCGGAGATGGCCACTGAGACGGTTGGTGGAGACGACCGTAAGGCCATAATAACGCGCGAAAAGCAGGTCCTGTCTGTTATGGATCAAGAACAACGTGTGGAGACCCAGGTGCTATTCAAGCGTATGTCGACGGTGCCGGTCGGGCGCCGCTTTTCTGTGCTTCCGCGTAAGACTGAGGGTCCCGGCGACGTGCGCTCAGAGCGGAAAAAGCGCCGCCAGCGCGGGCTGTCCGTCATCCCCGGGCCGGAGCAAGTGCTGCCTAAGCCACTGCGCTCTGATGTGGCTGGATTTCAAATGTTTGACATTTGA
- the LOC113499641 gene encoding larval cuticle protein A2B-like, whose product MAFKFVILACLIAVARAGVVPAAVAAPLVAAAPVAARLEEFDPLPQYNFGYNVADSLTGDYKSQNEQRNGDLVQGQYSLVDPDGTRRVVDYTADSVNGFNAVVRKEPLVAAAPAVVAEPAVVPARYAAAPVAAAPVVAARYTAPVAYPAAAYTAPVARFAAYTSPVAAAYAPYAQYAYPAAAPVVAV is encoded by the exons ATGGCCTTTAAG ttcgtCATCCTCGCATGCTTGATTGCCGTGGCTCGTGCCGGCGTAGTACCAGCGGCGGTGGCTGCTCCTCTCGTGGCCGCCGCACCCGTTGCCGCTCGCCTGGAAGAGTTCGACCCTCTCCCCCAGTACAACTTCGGCTACAACGTAGCTGACTCCCTCACCGGTGACTACAAGAGCCAGAATGAGCAGCGCAACGGAGACCTGGTGCAGGGCCAGTACTCCCTGGTGGATCCTGACGGTACTCGCCGCGTTGTGGACTACACCGCTGACTCTGTGAACGGTTTCAACGCTGTGGTCCGCAAGGAGCCCCTAGTGGCTGCGGCGCCTGCTGTGGTCGCTGAGCCCGCCGTCGTACCTGCTCGCTATGCCGCTGCCCCCGTCGCCGCTGCACCCGTAGTAGCTGCTAGATACACAGCTCCAGTAGCCTACCCAGCGGCGGCGTACACCGCTCCCGTCGCTAGATTCGCCGCATACACGTCACCAGTGGCTGCTGCGTACGCACCCTACGCCCAGTATGCTTACCCCGCCGCTGCGCCAGTTGTAGCTGTTTAA
- the LOC113499594 gene encoding cuticle protein 21-like — translation MPPDASPTRIPVKIATLPRLAASIKSEKTVCYWEEFRIYILFFLQFVVLSCLVAFASAGLLPAAQVSYSAPLTYTSHAVQAAPAYYAAAPVAKIAAPVAYAAPVAKVEAYDANPQYSFSYDVQDGHTGDSKSQQETRDGDVVKGSYSVVDPDGTKRTVEYTADPHNGFNAVVHREPLAHAAKIVAPVAKVVAPVAYQAAPVAYTAPIAKVAAPVTYHSAPVAYAAPVAKVAAYQAAPSYTYHSAPVVHSAPVAYSTPYYHH, via the exons ATGCCACCCGACGCGTCGCCGACTCGCATTCCGGTGAAGATCGCGACCTTGCCTCGATTAGCCGCTTCAATTAAAAGCGAAA AAACAGTATGTTATTGGGAAGAATTCAGGatttatattcttttctttttacagTTTGTCGTCCTCAGTTGCCTTGTTGCATTTGCAAGCGCTGGTCTTCTCCCAGCTGCTCAAGTTTCGTACTCGGCACCTCTGACCTATACCAGCCACGCTGTCCAAGCCGCTCCCGCATACTATGCTGCTGCTCCAGTAGCCAAGATCGCTGCTCCAGTGGCATACGCCGCCCCTGTCGCCAAGGTTGAAGCTTATGATGCCAACCCACAGTACAGCTTCTCTTACGACGTTCAGGATGGACACACTGGAGACTCCAAGTCTCAGCAAGAAACCCGCGATGGTGACGTCGTGAAGGGCTCCTACTCCGTCGTCGACCCCGACGGCACCAAGCGCACTGTTGAGTACACCGCCGACCCCCACAACGGTTTCAACGCCGTCGTGCACAGAGAGCCCCTCGCCCACGCCGCTAAGATCGTCGCCCCCGTCGCCAAGGTGGTCGCCCCTGTAGCTTACCAAGCCGCTCCCGTCGCGTACACTGCTCCCATCGCCAAGGTAGCGGCTCCAGTCACCTACCACTCCGCCCCAGTCGCCTACGCTGCCCCCGTCGCTAAGGTGGCTGCATACCAGGCTGCCCCGTCCTACACCTACCACAGTGCTCCCGTAGTGCACTCTGCCCCCGTCGCCTACTCCACCCCCTACTACCACCATTAA